A region of the Desulfovibrio litoralis DSM 11393 genome:
CGCTGGACATGCGTGCTATCCTCCCTAATCATTTAGAAGTTGCAAATAATATAAAGCTATTATCATCTACTGATTAAACTTTATTTTAAAAATATAAAAAATATAAGAAGCAAAATTTTATAAAATATACAAACTTAATAATATACCACTTTATTATGAAAGAGGTATAATTAGCTCGTAAAAAATTGAATAAATGGGGCTATGGATAAAAATCCATAACCCCAATAAAACTGATTATTCAGGAATAATCTGATAGTATGGTTTTTTGAAGATAACGGTTTCGCCTTTAATTGGATCATATTTTGAGTTAACAAAACACTTCCATTTTGAATCATCAAGGGCCATAAAGTCTGCTCTATAGTAGAATCCTGGGTAACGTGATTCTTGACGGAAGTGGATGTGTTCCATGTGAAGACGTACAGTCCAGAGACGGTGGTAGTTTTCCCAACAACGAAGAAGTTCGTGAAGGTCTCTGGCTGCTAATTTTACAGAGTCTTCTTCGAGCATCTTGAGAAGGTTAAAACCTGTATCAAGAGCGGCTTGAGAAGTTGTATAGTAGGTAGATGTTCCACCACCATATTCATCGGTGCATTTTATTAAACGCATCATGAAGTTTTTAGGTGAGATGTAGTTAGGGTTAACTACAGGATCGGTAGAAGCACCTTTTCCTTCCATATAGTTATAGTAAGGTCTGTATATTAGTTTTGCTAAATCAGCCGCACTATCTTTCAAGGTAGGTTTAAAGTCTTTGTGGTCTACACACCAACGAACCATTTGTTTACCAACGATACGTCCTTCAGCGTGAGAACCGGAAGAGAATTTGTGTCCGGAAGCTCCAACACCGTCAGCACAGGTAAACAGACCGTTAACGGTAGTCATACGGTTGTATATTTTTCCGTTATCAGCTTTTACTTTGTAGTCTTCAGGAACCCAGTCTTCGTTTGGTCCGGAAACCCAAATACCACAACAACCTGAGTGAGAACCGAGCAAGTAAGGCTCAGTAGGCATAATTTCAGAACCGCGTTCTTCTGGGCGAGTGTTTGTTGCTGCCCAAAGGTTAGCCTGACCTACGCACATATCAAGGAAGTCTTCCCATGCTTCTGACTCAAGATGTTTTTGTTGGTTTGCATCAAGAGTTTTGAAGGTGGTTTGAAGTGCGGTGGCAGTATCCATATAAATAGGACCACGACCTTCACGCATTTCACGAAGCATCATGTGGTTACGTAAGCAAGTAGGAATAACGTGTCCTTTTGCATATCCGCGATCTTCGTAAGGTTTGATCATTGCACGGTTAGTTACGCAATAGTCTTCACCTTTAAAGTTGGTTGCTTT
Encoded here:
- the aprA gene encoding adenylyl-sulfate reductase subunit alpha → MPMIPMKEAPRGVAIAEPVIKEHDVDLLIIGGGMGSCGVAFEAVRWANKFAPDLKILLVDKASLERSGAVAQGLSAINTYVGKNTADDYVRMVRTDLMGLVREDLIFDLGRHVDDSVHLFEDWGLPCWIKDGDHNLDGAAAKSKGKSLRNGDEPVRSGRWQIMINGESYKCIVAEAAKNALGQDRIMERIFIVKMLLDAKQPNRIAGAVGFNLRANEVHIFRANAINCACGGAVNVYKPRSTGEGMGRAWYPVWNAGSTYTMCAQVGAEMTMMENRFVPARFKDGYGPVGAWFLLFKAKATNFKGEDYCVTNRAMIKPYEDRGYAKGHVIPTCLRNHMMLREMREGRGPIYMDTATALQTTFKTLDANQQKHLESEAWEDFLDMCVGQANLWAATNTRPEERGSEIMPTEPYLLGSHSGCCGIWVSGPNEDWVPEDYKVKADNGKIYNRMTTVNGLFTCADGVGASGHKFSSGSHAEGRIVGKQMVRWCVDHKDFKPTLKDSAADLAKLIYRPYYNYMEGKGASTDPVVNPNYISPKNFMMRLIKCTDEYGGGTSTYYTTSQAALDTGFNLLKMLEEDSVKLAARDLHELLRCWENYHRLWTVRLHMEHIHFRQESRYPGFYYRADFMALDDSKWKCFVNSKYDPIKGETVIFKKPYYQIIPE